A genomic stretch from Engraulis encrasicolus isolate BLACKSEA-1 chromosome 12, IST_EnEncr_1.0, whole genome shotgun sequence includes:
- the si:dkey-1h24.6 gene encoding uncharacterized protein si:dkey-1h24.6 — MAEWAAMLWFLGALTHLCSVSQGRPATSGDATVYGGNDTIFCPNMSDKASQENTRYQYQLLRGDEQLHWVEVNSNHYNKYVKVLDSGEQSELHADVDGHLSFRLSQLAANSSGLYTCHVCVVFPPPSACKQNSTQLLVVETRSVAVKPTCPPQVDLKPDPTHTLFLVALGLVALYGLLLTPVTLILWKKSKSQTYDHDYINMRQFGRRRYNGVQHPPYPQKH; from the exons ATGGCGGAGTGGGCGGCGATGCTGTGGTTTCTCGGCGCCCTTACGCACCTGTGTTCGGTCAGCCAAGGCCGTCCAGCGACGTCCGGCGATGCCACAG TCTATGGCGGCAACGACACAATCTTTTGCCCCAACATGAGCGACAAGGCATCACAGGAGAATACCAGATACCAATACCAGCTGCTGAGAGGAGATGAGCAGCTGCACTGGGTGGAGGTCAACAGCAACCATTACAACAAATATGTGAAGGTCCTCGATAGCGGAGAGCAGAGCGAGCTCCACGCGGATGTGGATGGCCATCTGTCTTTCCGTCTCTCCCAGCTGGCGGCCAATTCCTCTGGGCTCTACACctgccatgtgtgtgttgtcttcccCCCTCCGTCAGCCTGCAAACAGAACTCAACCCAGCTCCTGGTTGTAG AGACTCGCTCTGTGGCCGTAAAGCCCACCTGTCCTCCCCAAGTAGACCTGAAGCCTGACCCGACACACACCCTCTTCCTGGTGGCCCTCGGCCTGGTGGCCCTCTATGGACTACTCCTGACACCCGTCACACTCATACTCTGG AAAAAATCAAAGTCCCAAACATACGATCACGACTACATCAACATGAGACAGTTTGGCCGCCGGAGATACAATGGAGTCCAGCATCCACCATACCCCCAGAAACATTAA